A single window of Candidatus Methanoperedens sp. DNA harbors:
- a CDS encoding AI-2E family transporter codes for MVLSSRLHSRSHPAIFLVAIGIAAIMIYPFITPLILAAITTYMFSPIIKKMESHKLLSHTALTLLIIIIGIPLILSISYLTTNIGQIFGDITGLSGKITYFISVFSDTISSTGLGTYIDLPLGAKEITAKLSSITIGIISGFVTSIPLMFLDIVVFLYATYYFMRNGNEIIRAVKDYALTLPQEDEKFISSIIKGLKKSFDVLILSYLTMAVITAAVSFIGYYIFGVPHAFLLAILTGLFGFLPVFGTWMVYGPAAAYMYYIGNTFAAGGILVFGVVVLSVFIPMVLQPYFGSKQADVNPLAIFIGFFSGPIIFGTKGLLLGPIIFVVVQTIIHEYIKFRTEIEKNPMVYYEE; via the coding sequence ATGGTTTTATCCTCCAGGCTCCATTCAAGGTCGCATCCGGCTATTTTCCTGGTTGCAATAGGAATAGCTGCAATAATGATATATCCGTTCATAACCCCGTTGATCCTTGCTGCAATAACAACATATATGTTTAGCCCGATAATCAAAAAGATGGAGTCACATAAGCTACTTTCTCATACAGCGCTTACACTCCTGATAATTATTATAGGAATTCCGCTCATATTGTCTATCTCATACTTAACGACAAATATTGGCCAGATATTCGGGGATATCACCGGACTAAGCGGCAAGATCACATACTTCATTTCTGTGTTTTCAGATACTATTTCGTCAACGGGATTGGGAACTTATATTGATTTACCTCTTGGGGCAAAGGAGATTACTGCTAAACTTTCATCGATTACGATTGGCATTATTTCTGGCTTTGTCACATCTATACCGCTTATGTTCCTCGACATTGTAGTATTCCTGTACGCAACTTATTATTTCATGCGAAATGGCAATGAAATCATACGCGCTGTTAAAGACTATGCGTTAACTCTTCCGCAAGAAGATGAGAAATTTATATCAAGTATTATAAAAGGCCTGAAAAAAAGCTTTGATGTACTTATTCTATCGTATCTGACAATGGCCGTAATAACAGCAGCAGTTTCTTTTATCGGATATTATATATTCGGAGTGCCACATGCATTTCTCCTTGCAATTCTTACGGGATTATTCGGTTTTCTCCCTGTTTTCGGAACATGGATGGTTTACGGACCTGCCGCAGCATATATGTATTATATCGGAAATACATTTGCAGCAGGAGGAATCCTTGTATTTGGTGTGGTTGTACTGAGTGTTTTTATCCCTATGGTCCTGCAGCCATATTTTGGATCCAAACAAGCTGATGTGAATCCGCTTGCAATATTCATTGGTTTTTTTTCGGGGCCTATTATTTTCGGAACAAAAGGGTTGCTTCTGGG
- a CDS encoding FAD-binding oxidoreductase, whose product MNPKNLAYLEEKFKNRMTFDPVERMLYGHDIAAIPALVKPLIGNTTPDAVVQPQNEDELIELVKWAVSNNVPLTPRGKATSGYGGAIPVNQGVVVDFYRMKKVLAIDANNLTVTVQPGITWEKLDAELNKQNLTIRLYPTSYPSSTVGGWLAQGGAGIGSFEYGYFRENVVMAKVVLPTGDVRNFAGDELDLIADAEGITGLITEVTLRIQPCEDIEVAGLACPDANRLQELVKSIIGSKLPIWSMVFINPQMAEMKNCAPVMEHGGHAAQERIMLPARYILTLAFRKKDSTTIKAALPGLASSSGAEIISDKIAEHEWENRFRLMVVKRLGPSLVPAEIIIPLSSLGDVMGEIGNRVSQPVVKEGVIIRNGIKGEPEVVILGFIPGDQRKFSYNFVFGLVLSIMKIAEEHGGRPYSTGLYFSKKADYILGKERVQRLRAFKYEFDPKNILNPGKVTGSSLMGIALGMACTFEPFIRPLGNSVTTTVGERPQKQVRDIPADVAWYAYSCSQCGYCIDECDQFYGRGWESQSPRGKWYWLREYMEGRVEWDQKMVDTIISCTTCELCNLRCSAALPVEPSWMKLRGKLINEDKKMTFPPFEMMTEALNSQGNIWACYRKDRSKWFPEELKEKHGPMHKAKNVYFAGCTASFVEKDIGMASVRLLDAANVDFTYLGEKENCCATPMLVAGKWDAFARTMKKNISAVKAAGADTVITSCPACDMMWRQVYPEWSEKLGIDYKIKTKHYSEIVSDKIKSGEFKFKKGMEKPITVTWHDSCHIGRASGVYEPPRDVIKAIPGVRFVEMSSNRDKAHCCGSVLTLLKEPETAADIGKIRLDEAVEAGAQKVLALCPCCQFQLRVSADARKIPVEVVDLATFASSAIGYDFPDPKPEVQAQWAVFEKMITLMTPRGFAGLMGTMWPELIDAMPYGMGPMMRAMGKVPGALSLMKPLFPVLFPILLPKMMPEVMPVMLEKIGKIIPMPAYMAEQMPELLPKVMDNLMPHMIDDVVPLVTRPMIDYLTGRK is encoded by the coding sequence ATGAACCCCAAAAACCTTGCATATCTTGAAGAAAAATTCAAAAACCGTATGACCTTTGACCCTGTAGAACGAATGCTGTATGGCCATGATATTGCCGCCATTCCCGCACTTGTGAAGCCTTTAATTGGAAATACAACTCCTGACGCAGTAGTGCAGCCTCAAAATGAGGACGAACTTATTGAGCTTGTAAAATGGGCAGTATCAAACAATGTGCCGCTTACACCAAGAGGTAAAGCTACTTCGGGATATGGGGGAGCGATACCAGTCAATCAGGGCGTGGTTGTGGATTTCTACAGGATGAAAAAAGTTCTTGCCATCGATGCAAATAACCTGACAGTCACAGTCCAGCCCGGCATCACCTGGGAGAAGCTTGATGCAGAACTAAATAAACAAAATCTTACTATCAGGTTATATCCCACAAGCTATCCCTCATCAACTGTCGGGGGCTGGCTGGCGCAGGGAGGCGCAGGTATCGGAAGCTTTGAATATGGATATTTCCGTGAAAATGTGGTCATGGCTAAAGTTGTATTACCAACCGGAGATGTCAGGAATTTTGCCGGTGATGAACTTGATTTGATCGCTGATGCGGAAGGCATAACAGGATTAATTACAGAAGTGACGCTGCGTATACAGCCTTGCGAAGATATTGAAGTTGCAGGGCTTGCCTGCCCGGATGCAAATCGCCTGCAGGAACTTGTGAAATCTATAATCGGATCAAAGCTGCCAATATGGTCAATGGTATTTATCAATCCGCAGATGGCTGAAATGAAAAACTGCGCTCCTGTTATGGAACATGGCGGACATGCAGCACAAGAGCGCATAATGCTTCCTGCCAGATATATCCTTACACTTGCTTTCCGTAAAAAAGACAGTACAACTATCAAGGCAGCACTTCCCGGTCTTGCAAGTTCATCAGGGGCAGAGATCATAAGTGACAAAATCGCAGAGCATGAATGGGAAAACCGCTTCAGGCTCATGGTCGTAAAGCGGCTTGGTCCTTCACTTGTACCTGCTGAGATAATAATTCCGCTCTCAAGCCTTGGAGACGTGATGGGTGAGATCGGGAACAGGGTTTCCCAGCCAGTAGTTAAGGAAGGCGTGATCATCCGTAATGGGATCAAAGGTGAACCTGAAGTTGTCATCCTGGGTTTTATTCCCGGCGACCAGAGAAAATTCAGTTATAATTTCGTATTCGGTCTTGTGCTGTCGATTATGAAGATCGCTGAAGAACATGGCGGGAGACCTTATTCAACCGGCCTGTATTTCTCCAAAAAGGCTGATTACATATTGGGAAAAGAAAGAGTACAACGATTGCGCGCTTTCAAATATGAGTTCGATCCGAAAAATATATTGAACCCTGGAAAGGTCACAGGCAGCAGCCTTATGGGAATTGCCCTGGGTATGGCCTGCACTTTTGAGCCGTTTATCCGTCCGCTTGGAAATTCCGTTACTACGACTGTTGGTGAGAGGCCGCAAAAACAGGTCAGGGATATCCCGGCAGATGTGGCATGGTATGCTTACAGCTGCTCTCAGTGCGGATACTGCATTGATGAATGCGACCAGTTCTACGGGCGCGGCTGGGAAAGCCAGAGCCCCAGGGGTAAATGGTACTGGCTGCGGGAGTACATGGAAGGACGCGTTGAATGGGACCAGAAGATGGTTGACACGATCATTTCATGCACGACCTGCGAGCTTTGCAACTTGCGCTGCTCGGCAGCTTTGCCTGTTGAGCCTTCATGGATGAAACTTCGCGGTAAACTGATAAATGAAGATAAGAAGATGACCTTCCCGCCGTTTGAAATGATGACAGAAGCCCTTAATTCCCAGGGAAATATCTGGGCATGCTACAGGAAAGACCGCTCGAAATGGTTCCCTGAGGAACTTAAGGAAAAGCACGGGCCTATGCATAAAGCAAAGAATGTTTATTTTGCGGGCTGCACAGCAAGTTTTGTTGAAAAAGACATAGGCATGGCAAGTGTACGCCTGCTTGATGCGGCAAATGTTGATTTTACGTATCTTGGCGAGAAAGAGAACTGCTGCGCTACTCCGATGCTTGTGGCAGGCAAATGGGATGCCTTTGCCAGAACCATGAAAAAGAATATCAGCGCAGTAAAAGCAGCCGGGGCTGATACCGTAATTACCTCATGCCCGGCATGTGATATGATGTGGCGGCAGGTATATCCTGAATGGTCAGAAAAACTCGGTATTGATTATAAGATAAAGACAAAGCATTATAGTGAGATCGTATCAGACAAAATCAAATCCGGTGAGTTCAAGTTCAAAAAAGGTATGGAAAAACCCATTACGGTGACGTGGCATGACTCCTGCCATATCGGACGCGCATCAGGTGTGTACGAGCCGCCGCGTGATGTTATAAAGGCAATTCCTGGTGTCAGGTTCGTTGAGATGAGCTCAAACAGGGATAAGGCTCACTGCTGCGGCTCGGTGCTGACGCTCCTGAAGGAGCCAGAAACGGCAGCAGATATTGGAAAGATACGTCTTGATGAAGCCGTTGAAGCAGGCGCACAGAAGGTTCTTGCTCTTTGTCCATGCTGCCAGTTCCAGCTAAGGGTAAGCGCAGACGCAAGAAAAATCCCGGTCGAAGTGGTTGACCTTGCGACTTTTGCTTCATCAGCTATCGGGTATGATTTCCCGGATCCAAAACCAGAAGTACAGGCACAGTGGGCGGTCTTTGAGAAGATGATAACCCTTATGACACCGAGGGGATTTGCAGGTCTTATGGGAACAATGTGGCCTGAGCTTATTGATGCAATGCCTTATGGAATGGGGCCGATGATGCGGGCGATGGGTAAAGTCCCTGGCGCTCTTTCGCTTATGAAGCCATTGTTCCCTGTGCTATTCCCGATCCTTCTTCCTAAGATGATGCCAGAGGTAATGCCTGTGATGCTTGAAAAAATTGGAAAGATAATTCCAATGCCTGCATATATGGCAGAGCAGATGCCTGAACTTTTACCAAAAGTCATGGATAACCTGATGCCGCATATGATCGATGATGTGGTGCCGCTTGTTACCCGGCCGATGATCGATTATCTGACGGGGAGGAAGTGA
- a CDS encoding uroporphyrinogen-III synthase, whose translation MKVIAIMRPAGYLEESVKLASSMGFSTITAPMIDVMDKTDSNFKGFLDRVMGGEADYVIFTSANGVEFTLLKMKYPEEFIERLNETRVIAIGPKTRDALLKNGIHVTMMPGSYSSSGLVKELSGIEGAVIEIARSSHGAPELVRGLLEKGAVVHETQVYQIISPKDERHAALFKQVLQGNVDIFAFTSTMMVRNFMALAREMGEKDEIIRIMNQKIVAAIGKPTCDTLIGFGINVDVIPEHYTFEEMLRECKKYDC comes from the coding sequence ATGAAAGTAATAGCCATTATGAGACCTGCGGGTTACCTGGAAGAGTCTGTCAAACTTGCATCTTCAATGGGCTTTTCCACAATAACCGCGCCCATGATCGATGTAATGGATAAGACCGATTCAAATTTTAAAGGGTTCCTGGACCGTGTAATGGGGGGAGAGGCGGATTACGTTATTTTCACAAGCGCTAACGGGGTCGAGTTCACTTTATTGAAAATGAAATACCCTGAGGAATTTATTGAAAGGCTCAATGAAACCAGAGTTATAGCAATCGGCCCTAAGACAAGAGATGCACTTTTGAAAAACGGGATCCATGTCACTATGATGCCCGGTTCTTACAGTTCTTCAGGTCTTGTTAAAGAACTTTCGGGAATTGAAGGTGCGGTTATCGAGATCGCAAGAAGCAGCCATGGTGCTCCTGAACTTGTGAGAGGTCTTCTTGAAAAAGGAGCAGTTGTGCATGAAACGCAAGTGTATCAGATAATCAGCCCTAAAGATGAGCGACATGCTGCGCTTTTTAAACAGGTGCTTCAAGGTAATGTAGATATTTTTGCATTCACAAGCACTATGATGGTCAGGAATTTCATGGCGCTTGCCCGGGAGATGGGAGAAAAAGATGAGATCATCAGGATTATGAATCAAAAGATTGTAGCAGCTATTGGCAAACCTACTTGTGATACATTGATCGGGTTTGGGATAAATGTGGATGTCATTCCCGAACATTATACTTTTGAGGAAATGCTGCGAGAATGCAAGAAGTATGATTGTTGA
- the cobA gene encoding uroporphyrinogen-III C-methyltransferase encodes MKGKVYLVGSGPGDPELLTIKAKRLIESAEVILYDQLPGKAILDMLPESAEKIDVGKYAGNHKLSQWQINELLVKRAKEGKIVLRLKGGDPYLFGRGGEEAQTLSAEGIKVEVVPGITSAIAVPAYAGIPITHRDYASMVTFITGHEDPEKEETALDWELLAKFEGTLVILMGVSMLERNVKELVKHGKSVDTPVAVIERGTRPDQRVTIGTLADIVGLCKQRKVKAPAITVIGDVVKLHHELAP; translated from the coding sequence ATGAAAGGGAAAGTTTATCTTGTAGGCTCAGGTCCAGGTGACCCGGAGCTTCTGACTATCAAAGCAAAAAGACTAATAGAGAGCGCCGAGGTCATTCTTTATGACCAGCTTCCCGGTAAAGCGATACTTGATATGCTGCCGGAATCGGCAGAGAAAATCGATGTTGGTAAATATGCAGGGAATCACAAACTTTCTCAGTGGCAGATAAATGAACTTCTTGTCAAAAGGGCAAAAGAAGGAAAAATCGTCCTGCGCTTAAAAGGCGGAGACCCGTATCTTTTCGGTCGCGGAGGCGAGGAAGCCCAGACACTTTCCGCAGAAGGTATCAAGGTCGAGGTAGTACCAGGGATCACTTCAGCGATTGCAGTTCCTGCTTATGCCGGAATTCCAATTACACATCGTGATTATGCATCCATGGTCACATTCATAACAGGACATGAAGACCCTGAAAAGGAAGAAACAGCTCTTGACTGGGAACTTCTTGCAAAATTTGAAGGAACACTTGTCATCCTGATGGGCGTCAGCATGCTGGAGCGTAATGTGAAAGAATTAGTGAAACACGGTAAATCTGTAGATACTCCTGTAGCTGTCATCGAAAGAGGAACACGTCCCGATCAGCGGGTCACTATTGGAACGCTCGCTGATATTGTTGGTCTTTGTAAGCAGCGAAAGGTGAAAGCTCCGGCAATAACCGTAATAGGTGATGTTGTAAAATTGCATCACGAACTTGCTCCCTGA
- the hemC gene encoding hydroxymethylbilane synthase — translation MRIGTRGSKLALAQANLVKDLLSKNGIETEIKIIKTSGDTFTDRPLHEVQGFGVFVREIDDMMLAGEIDIAVHSMKDVPTERPPELTIAAVMKRDSPYDFLLTLNNTKLKDLPDGSIIGTTSLRRRAQLSRYRPGFIIKELRGNIDTRLRKLKEGQYDGIFLAQAGLERLKWDLPGERLDPDDFVPSANQGTVVIVTRKGTDAQNAVLVLNDEQTRLETRSERIIIGILGGGCLVPIGAFAQTEGNEIHVRAEVLSVDGKRCVKIDEFINPAEYEKEAERIGNELNKKGGGKLVDEAVKMFAAKRG, via the coding sequence TTGCGTATAGGAACGAGGGGCAGCAAACTGGCTCTTGCGCAGGCAAATCTCGTGAAAGATCTACTTTCAAAAAACGGAATAGAAACGGAAATCAAAATAATCAAAACATCAGGCGATACATTCACAGACAGGCCGCTGCATGAAGTGCAGGGTTTCGGGGTCTTTGTGCGTGAGATCGACGATATGATGCTTGCAGGTGAGATAGATATCGCTGTCCACAGCATGAAAGATGTTCCTACCGAACGTCCTCCTGAACTAACAATAGCTGCGGTAATGAAACGCGACTCGCCATATGATTTCCTGCTTACACTCAACAATACGAAATTAAAAGATCTTCCCGATGGTTCGATCATCGGAACTACAAGCCTGAGGCGACGCGCCCAGCTATCCAGGTACAGACCAGGTTTTATCATAAAGGAGTTACGCGGTAATATCGACACACGTCTTCGCAAACTTAAGGAAGGGCAATATGATGGTATTTTCCTTGCGCAAGCCGGACTTGAGAGACTGAAATGGGACCTGCCCGGAGAACGCCTCGATCCTGACGATTTTGTCCCGTCTGCTAACCAGGGGACGGTGGTCATAGTTACCAGGAAAGGAACTGATGCGCAAAATGCGGTTCTTGTTTTAAATGACGAACAGACGCGGCTTGAAACAAGGAGCGAACGCATAATAATCGGAATCCTTGGAGGCGGATGCCTTGTTCCCATCGGGGCTTTTGCACAAACCGAGGGAAATGAAATACACGTCCGTGCTGAAGTTCTTTCGGTGGATGGGAAGCGCTGCGTAAAAATAGATGAATTTATAAACCCCGCCGAGTATGAAAAGGAAGCCGAGCGAATCGGTAATGAGTTGAATAAAAAAGGCGGCGGCAAACTTGTTGATGAAGCGGTAAAGATGTTTGCAGCCAAAAGAGGATAA
- the hemL gene encoding glutamate-1-semialdehyde-2,1-aminomutase: MGTEKSRKLFDEAKKILPGGVSSPVRAIKPFPFYTKRANGSKLTDIDGNEYIDYVMGYGPLLLGHNHPAIKEAVTKQLDDGWLYGTPTELEVSLANEIIKLYRSIDMVRFVSTGTEATMGALRAARGFTGKNKFIKIEGGFHGAHDAALVKAGSGATTLGTPDSAGVPKDFTKNTLQVPYNDIEAMTEAIEAYKDDVAAVIMEPVLGNIGPILPKKGYLEDVRAVTKENDVVLILDEVITGFRLAMGGAQEYYGITPDMTTLGKILGGGFHIGVIGGKREIMEKISPAGPVYQAGTFNGSPVSMTAGLAMIRTLKKEKVHDKVNSAGDSLRSGLSDIITDIGLDYNVSGVGSMFKVFFGDMPSNYQEALKCDTAKFNVFFKKMLNDGIFLPPSQFETNFLSLAHSKDDIEKTLKAYQRNLK; this comes from the coding sequence ATGGGAACAGAGAAATCAAGAAAATTATTCGATGAAGCGAAGAAGATACTTCCCGGGGGCGTAAGCAGCCCTGTCAGGGCAATAAAACCATTTCCGTTCTATACTAAAAGAGCGAACGGCTCAAAGTTAACCGATATTGATGGTAATGAATATATCGATTACGTAATGGGTTACGGGCCTTTACTTTTGGGCCATAACCATCCTGCAATAAAGGAAGCTGTGACCAAGCAGCTTGATGATGGCTGGCTTTACGGAACCCCGACCGAACTTGAAGTGTCTCTTGCGAATGAAATTATCAAACTATACAGGAGCATCGACATGGTGCGATTTGTCTCAACAGGAACAGAAGCTACAATGGGAGCTCTGCGCGCAGCAAGGGGTTTCACAGGGAAAAACAAGTTCATCAAGATAGAAGGGGGCTTTCATGGCGCTCACGACGCTGCCCTTGTAAAAGCGGGATCAGGCGCAACAACCCTCGGCACGCCCGATTCTGCCGGAGTCCCGAAAGATTTTACGAAGAACACGCTCCAGGTGCCATATAACGATATAGAGGCCATGACAGAAGCGATTGAAGCGTATAAAGATGATGTTGCGGCAGTAATTATGGAGCCCGTACTTGGAAATATCGGGCCGATATTACCCAAAAAAGGGTACCTGGAAGATGTCCGCGCAGTAACAAAAGAGAATGATGTGGTATTGATCTTAGATGAAGTGATCACAGGATTCAGGCTTGCCATGGGTGGTGCTCAGGAGTATTATGGTATTACGCCAGACATGACAACTCTTGGAAAGATACTTGGCGGCGGTTTCCATATCGGTGTGATCGGAGGGAAGCGTGAAATAATGGAGAAAATTTCACCGGCTGGTCCTGTTTACCAGGCAGGGACATTCAATGGCAGCCCGGTTTCAATGACAGCAGGGCTTGCCATGATAAGAACACTTAAAAAAGAGAAAGTACATGACAAAGTGAATAGCGCAGGAGATTCATTAAGGTCAGGGTTATCTGATATTATAACCGATATCGGGCTTGATTACAATGTGAGCGGCGTGGGGAGCATGTTCAAGGTATTCTTCGGGGATATGCCTTCTAATTACCAGGAAGCCCTGAAATGCGATACAGCCAAATTCAATGTATTTTTCAAGAAAATGCTAAATGACGGCATCTTCCTGCCCCCGTCCCAGTTTGAGACAAACTTCCTGTCTCTCGCCCATTCAAAAGATGACATAGAAAAAACCTTAAAAGCTTACCAACGGAACCTGAAATGA